A single genomic interval of Peribacillus sp. FSL H8-0477 harbors:
- a CDS encoding xanthine phosphoribosyltransferase, which produces MKLLKDKINAEGLALSDQILKVDSFLNHQMDPVLMKEIGKEFAVRFAEEGITKVLTIESSGIGPGLMAALELNVPMIFARKKKSLTLSEGLLTATVYSYTKKETNTITVSTNYIESGDRVLIIDDFLANGQAALGLMEICKKAGASVQGIGIVIEKAFQEGGALLRKQGVRVESLARIQALEQGSITFVEESLVTAL; this is translated from the coding sequence AAGGTTTAGCACTCAGCGATCAAATTTTAAAGGTGGACTCATTTTTAAATCATCAAATGGACCCTGTCCTAATGAAAGAAATTGGTAAGGAGTTTGCTGTTCGTTTTGCTGAGGAAGGGATTACGAAGGTTTTAACAATTGAATCCTCAGGTATCGGACCTGGACTTATGGCTGCCTTAGAATTAAACGTTCCAATGATCTTTGCTAGAAAAAAGAAATCTCTAACACTATCAGAGGGGCTGCTGACGGCAACGGTATATTCCTATACTAAAAAAGAAACGAATACGATTACTGTTTCAACGAACTATATTGAATCAGGTGACCGAGTGTTGATTATCGATGATTTTCTTGCGAACGGCCAAGCGGCGCTCGGATTAATGGAGATTTGTAAGAAAGCTGGGGCTTCCGTGCAAGGAATAGGAATTGTGATTGAGAAGGCTTTCCAAGAAGGCGGCGCACTACTTCGGAAGCAGGGAGTACGTGTTGAATCATTAGCAAGAATTCAAGCATTAGAGCAAGGGTCCATTACTTTTGTTGAGGAAAGCTTGGTAACAGCTTTATGA
- the kdpA gene encoding potassium-transporting ATPase subunit KdpA, producing MDFLQIGVVLVLLLVLAIPMANYLTTVYSLETTKQDRVFGPIERIIYKLSGIQTSEMNWKKYAKALLFSNLIMFIISYLIIRFQGVLPGNPSNIANMDPILAFNTAVSFLTNTNLQHYSGESGLSYLSQMTVIIFLMFTTPATGLALCMAFFRGITGQKNMGNFYVDLVRSLTRVLLPLSILIGLILVSQGVPQTFSSTAAVTTLEGAAQNIARGPVAALESIKHLGTNGGGFFGVNSAHPFENPTGFTNILEILSMFLIPAALPLTFGRMAKNKKQGWILFTAMGLLFLVFLSVSYFSELNGNPALEKIGLSQENGSMEGKEVRFGIAQTALFTAVTTAATTGTVNTMHDTLTPLGGLVPLAQMMLNCVFGGDGVGTINIVMYTIMAVFIAGLMVGRTPEFLGKKIEAREMKLIAIVILLHPLIILGPSAIALATEMGTTAISNTGFHGISQVVYEFTSSAANNGSGFEGLGDNTPFWNISTGLVMLFGRYLSMIAMIAVAGSLLTKKRVPETIGTLKTDNSTFLIILLATVLIIGALTFFPVLALGPIAEWLTIR from the coding sequence ATGGATTTTTTACAAATCGGTGTGGTGCTGGTATTGCTTCTTGTACTAGCGATACCAATGGCAAACTATTTAACGACTGTTTATTCCCTTGAAACGACCAAGCAAGATCGAGTATTTGGACCAATCGAACGGATTATTTATAAGCTGTCAGGTATACAAACAAGTGAAATGAACTGGAAGAAATACGCTAAAGCCTTGCTGTTTAGTAATCTCATCATGTTTATCATTTCATACCTGATCATCCGCTTTCAAGGAGTGCTGCCTGGGAATCCTAGTAATATAGCAAATATGGATCCGATACTTGCCTTCAATACGGCTGTGAGCTTCCTTACGAACACGAACTTACAACATTACAGCGGAGAATCCGGTTTATCTTATTTATCACAGATGACTGTGATTATCTTTTTGATGTTTACGACCCCAGCCACAGGGCTCGCTCTATGTATGGCTTTCTTTAGAGGGATAACAGGGCAAAAGAATATGGGGAATTTTTATGTTGATTTAGTCCGTTCCCTTACGCGGGTACTGCTGCCGTTGTCCATTCTTATAGGTTTGATACTCGTTTCCCAAGGGGTACCGCAAACGTTTAGTTCTACCGCTGCCGTGACGACCTTAGAAGGAGCTGCACAGAATATCGCGAGAGGACCAGTTGCTGCTTTAGAATCAATCAAGCATTTAGGGACAAATGGCGGTGGATTCTTCGGGGTTAACTCGGCCCATCCCTTTGAGAATCCTACTGGCTTTACTAACATACTAGAAATACTATCAATGTTTTTAATCCCTGCTGCACTGCCCTTAACGTTTGGGCGGATGGCGAAAAACAAAAAACAGGGTTGGATCCTTTTTACTGCGATGGGGTTACTATTTCTTGTCTTCCTGAGTGTGTCCTATTTTAGTGAATTAAATGGGAATCCGGCGTTAGAAAAAATAGGTCTATCACAAGAAAATGGGAGTATGGAAGGGAAAGAGGTTCGGTTTGGAATCGCGCAAACTGCTCTATTTACTGCAGTTACAACAGCGGCGACAACAGGGACAGTGAATACGATGCATGATACGCTGACCCCGCTCGGAGGACTGGTACCGCTCGCCCAAATGATGTTGAACTGTGTCTTTGGCGGTGATGGAGTAGGAACAATCAATATTGTGATGTATACGATTATGGCTGTATTTATTGCTGGGCTGATGGTTGGACGAACGCCAGAATTTTTAGGCAAAAAAATTGAGGCAAGAGAAATGAAATTAATTGCGATCGTCATTCTCCTGCATCCTTTAATCATTTTAGGACCATCGGCGATTGCGTTAGCTACTGAAATGGGTACCACAGCCATTTCAAATACGGGATTTCATGGGATTTCTCAGGTGGTCTATGAGTTTACTTCGTCAGCGGCTAACAATGGCTCAGGGTTTGAAGGGTTAGGAGATAACACGCCTTTTTGGAATATTTCTACCGGCTTAGTTATGTTGTTCGGCCGTTACCTTTCAATGATTGCCATGATCGCAGTCGCTGGTTCTTTACTCACTAAGAAGCGTGTGCCAGAGACGATTGGAACACTTAAAACAGATAATAGCACGTTCCTAATCATCCTTTTAGCCACTGTTTTAATAATAGGAGCGTTAACGTTCTTTCCCGTACTTGCCCTTGGCCCAATTGCTGAGTGGCTGACCATTAGATAA
- a CDS encoding DUF2294 domain-containing protein: MLNSKKKLEAEISAAFIKFQRELIGRGPQEAKTYIINDMLITRFKGVLTVEEKHLASRNAGKKLIKQMRSLLHEMYTQDYEKIVEQYTKCKVLSSHRDISTKTGEQIEVYILDKDLEKCFEPLK; the protein is encoded by the coding sequence ATGTTAAATTCTAAGAAAAAACTTGAAGCTGAGATTAGTGCTGCCTTCATCAAGTTTCAGCGTGAGTTGATTGGGAGAGGACCACAAGAGGCAAAAACGTATATTATTAATGATATGCTGATTACCCGATTTAAAGGTGTTCTGACTGTTGAAGAAAAACATCTGGCCAGCCGAAATGCAGGAAAGAAATTAATTAAGCAAATGCGTTCACTGCTACATGAAATGTACACCCAGGATTATGAAAAAATCGTGGAACAGTATACCAAATGTAAGGTTCTGTCCTCTCATCGAGATATTAGTACAAAAACTGGAGAACAGATTGAGGTTTATATTCTTGATAAAGATCTAGAAAAATGTTTTGAACCGCTCAAATAA
- a CDS encoding potassium-transporting ATPase subunit F produces the protein MVLLMIVGVVTLYLVHALLNPEKY, from the coding sequence ATGGTTCTATTGATGATTGTCGGAGTGGTTACGTTGTATTTAGTTCATGCATTGCTTAACCCAGAAAAATATTAA
- a CDS encoding nucleobase:cation symporter-2 family protein codes for MNKSPLKIAALGFQHVIAMYAGAIIIPLIVGSALKLSSEQLTYLISIDIFMCGIATILQVWKNKVSGIGLPIVLGCTFTAVLPMIAIGKESGITSIYGAILVSGVIVVIISRWFSQLARFFPPVVTGSVVTIIGITLIPVAMNNMAGGEGAADFASVENLTLAFGTLLFILLLYKFSNGFIRSAAILIGILCGTAAGVLMGKVNFSAVGDASWMHIPHLFYFGMPTFNAAAILTMTLVAIVSLVESTGVYYALGDICEKEVTKKDLAKGYRAEGIATILGGLFNSFPYTAFSQNVGVLQLSGVKSKNVIYTAGGMLILIGLVPKIGAFTTVIPSSVLGGAMVAMFGMVLAYGIKMLSTVDFSSQENLLIIACSVGMGMGVTVVPSLFTNLPESMQILTSNGIVAGSMTAIVLNIFFNIVPSTKQTQLTAVQKAS; via the coding sequence ATGAATAAATCACCGTTAAAAATAGCTGCTCTTGGATTTCAGCATGTCATTGCTATGTATGCAGGTGCCATTATTATTCCATTGATCGTAGGAAGTGCCTTAAAACTTTCTTCTGAACAATTAACGTACTTAATCTCTATTGACATCTTTATGTGTGGAATTGCGACGATTCTTCAGGTTTGGAAAAACAAAGTGTCTGGTATAGGACTTCCTATTGTGCTCGGTTGTACATTTACGGCCGTCTTACCGATGATTGCTATCGGTAAGGAATCTGGCATTACCTCAATTTATGGAGCCATTCTCGTTTCGGGGGTAATAGTCGTTATCATTAGTAGATGGTTTAGCCAGTTAGCTAGATTTTTCCCGCCGGTTGTGACCGGATCAGTCGTTACGATTATTGGCATTACCCTCATCCCAGTGGCCATGAATAATATGGCTGGTGGAGAAGGAGCGGCTGATTTTGCATCAGTTGAAAATCTTACACTTGCGTTTGGAACCTTACTATTCATTTTATTACTATATAAATTTTCTAATGGGTTTATTCGGTCTGCTGCGATCTTAATAGGGATTCTTTGTGGAACAGCAGCGGGCGTACTAATGGGAAAAGTAAACTTTTCAGCTGTTGGTGATGCCTCGTGGATGCATATTCCGCATCTCTTCTATTTCGGGATGCCTACGTTTAATGCTGCGGCGATCCTTACTATGACATTAGTTGCCATCGTCAGTCTTGTTGAGTCAACAGGTGTTTATTATGCCCTCGGTGATATCTGTGAGAAAGAAGTAACAAAGAAGGATTTAGCCAAAGGATACCGGGCAGAAGGGATAGCCACAATACTGGGTGGATTATTTAACTCGTTCCCTTATACAGCTTTCTCCCAGAATGTCGGGGTGCTGCAGTTATCAGGTGTTAAAAGTAAAAATGTTATTTATACGGCCGGCGGAATGCTTATACTGATTGGACTGGTGCCGAAAATTGGTGCATTCACAACTGTCATACCGTCATCTGTTCTGGGCGGAGCCATGGTAGCGATGTTTGGGATGGTACTCGCATATGGAATAAAGATGCTCAGTACCGTAGATTTTTCTTCGCAAGAAAACTTGTTAATTATTGCTTGTTCAGTAGGAATGGGCATGGGGGTTACGGTAGTACCCTCGTTATTTACCAATCTGCCAGAAAGCATGCAAATTCTTACGAGTAATGGTATTGTAGCTGGAAGTATGACAGCGATAGTATTAAATATCTTTTTTAATATTGTTCCCAGCACAAAACAGACTCAACTAACAGCAGTCCAAAAAGCCTCATAG